Proteins co-encoded in one Ziziphus jujuba cultivar Dongzao chromosome 9, ASM3175591v1 genomic window:
- the LOC107426189 gene encoding polygalacturonase At1g48100: MKYYYFYLSILVFCIFFKEPTQARLHSHSQTKHNKRMESHNHQKLSYISQPPSPPPEPAAANPPQNGNWSDVNLDVRSFGAVGDGKTDDTEAFKMAWDAACQSDSSAVIYVPSGFFFMIQSTIFTGPCQAGIVFKVDGTLEPPDGPDEWPKNYSRRQWLVFYRINQMSLTGGGVIDGRGQKWWDLPCKPHKGHNGTTLPGPCDSPIAIRFFMSNNLTVKGLRIKNSPQFHFRFDNCRNVHVESIVITAPALSPNTDGIHIENTNGVEIYNSVISNGDDCVSIGAGCYNVDIRNITCGPGHGISIGSLGNHNSQACVSNIKVRDSVIKMADNGVRIKTWQGGSGAVKGVTFSDIHMDNVRNPIIIDQFYCLTKDCTNKTSAVVVSDILYSNIKGTYNIRSPPMHFACSDSVPCTNLTLSDVELLPALGDVVSDPFCWNAYGVLQTLTIPPVSCLLEGVPRSMLDNDIDSCST; this comes from the exons atgaagtattattatttctatttgtcCATTTTGGTATTCTGCATTTTCTTCAAGGAGCCGACTCAAGCTAGGTTGCATAGCCATAGCCAGACAAAACACAATAAACGCATGGAGAGTCATAATCATCAAAAACTATCCTACATTTCACAACCTCCTTCACCACCACCAGAGCCTGCAGCAGCAAATCCTCCTCAAAATGGTAATTGGAGTGATGTGAATTTGGACGTGAGGAGTTTCGGCGCTGTCGGAGATGGCAAAACGGACGACACTGAGGCATTCAAGATGGCTTGGGACGCAGCTTGCCAAAGTGACAGCTCAGCAGTTATCTATGTTCCCAGTGGATTCTTCTTCATGATACAATCTACCATCTTCACAGGTCCATGTCAAGCTGGCATTGTGTTTAAG GTTGATGGAACTCTAGAGCCTCCCGATGGGCCTGACGAGTGGCCGAAGAATTACAGTAGGCGTCAGTGGCTTGTCTTCTACAGAATCAATCAAATGTCACTCACAGGAGGTGGTGTAATTGATGGCAGAGGACAGAAATGGTGGGATCTTCCTTGCAAACCCCACAAG GGGCATAACGGAACAACATTGCCTGGACCATGTGATAGCCCCATC GCAATCAGGTTCTTCATGAGCAACAACCTGACGGTTAAAGGACTTAGAATCAAGAACAGCCCTCAATTCCACTTCAGATTTGATAATTGCAGGAATGTTCATGTGGAATCGATTGTCATTACGGCCCCTGCCCTCAGTCCCAATACTGATGGGATTCACATAGAGAACACAAATGGTGTTGAGATATATAATTCAGTCATTTCTAATG gtgatgattgtGTATCGATTGGAGCAGGGTGTTATAATGTAGATATAAGGAATATCACCTGTGGACCCGGCCATGGAATCAG CATCGGGAGTCTAGGCAATCACAACTCGCAAGCATGCGTATCGAACATTAAAGTGAGAGATTCGGTGATTAAAATGGCAGACAATGGAGTTAGGATAAAGACATGGCAAGGAGGATCAGGAGCAGTAAAGGGAGTGACATTTAGCGACATTCATATGGACAATGTTAGGAACCCCATCATCATCGACCAGTTCTACTGCCTCACCAAGGACTGCACCAACAAGACCTCGGCGGTGGTTGTATCCGACATTCTCTACTCCAACATTAAAGGAACCTACAACATTCGAAGCCCTCCCATGCACTTCGCTTGCAGTGATTCTGTGCCTTGCACCAACTTAACTCTCTCCGATGTCGAGCTCCTTCCAGCTCTTGGAGATGTTGTTTCCGACCCTTTTTGTTGGAACGCTTATGGAGTTTTGCAGACCCTCACTATTCCTCCAGTCTCCTGCTTGCTCGAGGGTGTTCCTCGATCTATGTTAGACAATGACATAGATTCTTGCTCAACATAG
- the LOC107426186 gene encoding protein NIM1-INTERACTING 1, with protein MAMESSSMSRKRTRSCHVDQDEEENEEEKIDKFFRLIKSIREARDRLMTQESDVLKESENKRKKKMMVGEKEEKQKLQVWKPSFLLEDFMEDATPHHFNTSSAVALVSRPSSQNTTDDQLQVSPKKDDTKQGLDLRLSL; from the coding sequence ATGGCCATGGAGAGCAGTAGTATGAGCAGGAAGAGGACGAGATCATGCCACGTTGATCAAGATGAGGAGGAAaacgaagaagaaaaaatagacAAGTTCTTTAGGCTCATCAAGAGCATTCGCGAGGCTCGTGACCGATTAATGACGCAGGAATCGGATGTATTGAAGGAATCAGAGaataagagaaagaagaagatgatggtgGGAGAAAAGGAAGAGAAGCAAAAACTACAAGTTTGGAAGCCTTCCTTCCTACTTGAAGATTTCATGGAAGACGCTACTCCTCACCACTTCAACACCTCTAGTGCTGTGGCCTTGGTGAGTCGTCCTTCTTCTCAAAACACTACTGATGATCAATTACAAGTATCCCCTAAGAAAGATGATACGAAACAAGGGTTAGACCTAAGGCTTTCCCTTTAG